One window from the genome of Pseudomonas fluorescens encodes:
- a CDS encoding ABC transporter ATP-binding protein, with translation MGHLRVTGLGKAYKQYPNRWSRLFEWLIPFSRQRHQLHWILQGVDFEIQPGEAVGIVGVNGAGKSTLLKMITGTTQPTCGHIHLQGRVAALLELGMGFHPDFTGRQNAFMAGQLLGMHVEEIQALMPEIEGFAEIGEAIDQPVRTYSSGMQMRLAFSVATARRPDILIVDEALSVGDAYFQHKSFERIRSFRKAGTTLLIVSHDRSAIQSICDTAILLEHGRMAMRGKPEEVMDYYNAMLAQREGQVVRQEMLANGQIRTISGTGEAGIVDVQLLNSQGQPVEVAEIGQPMVLQVRVEIRQDIERLVLGFLIKDRLGQPMYGINTHRQDKAVTDLKAGEQITFRFSFDMRLGKGNYSVALSLSRLDSHLDRNFEWRDYGLVFHVINNRQEDFVGCSWLQARTSIQRSSQTAVEALPQKELP, from the coding sequence ATGGGACATTTGCGCGTCACCGGCCTGGGCAAGGCCTACAAGCAGTATCCGAACCGCTGGAGCCGGCTGTTCGAGTGGTTGATCCCCTTTTCCCGCCAGCGCCATCAACTGCACTGGATCCTGCAAGGCGTGGATTTCGAGATCCAGCCCGGCGAAGCCGTCGGCATCGTCGGGGTCAACGGTGCCGGCAAAAGCACGTTGCTCAAGATGATCACCGGCACCACCCAACCCACCTGCGGCCACATCCACTTGCAAGGCCGCGTCGCCGCGTTGCTGGAATTGGGCATGGGCTTTCATCCAGACTTCACCGGCCGCCAGAATGCGTTCATGGCCGGTCAGTTGTTGGGGATGCACGTAGAGGAAATACAAGCGTTGATGCCCGAGATCGAGGGGTTCGCCGAAATCGGCGAGGCCATCGACCAGCCGGTACGCACTTACTCCAGCGGCATGCAGATGCGCCTGGCGTTCAGCGTTGCCACCGCCCGACGCCCGGACATCCTGATCGTCGACGAAGCGCTGTCGGTGGGCGATGCCTACTTCCAGCACAAGAGCTTCGAGCGCATCCGCAGCTTCCGCAAGGCCGGCACCACGCTGCTGATCGTGTCCCACGATCGCTCGGCGATCCAGTCGATCTGCGACACCGCCATCCTGCTCGAACACGGGCGCATGGCCATGCGCGGCAAGCCGGAAGAGGTGATGGATTACTACAACGCGATGCTGGCCCAGCGCGAGGGCCAGGTGGTTCGCCAGGAGATGCTCGCCAACGGCCAGATACGCACGATTTCCGGTACCGGCGAGGCCGGCATCGTCGATGTGCAATTGCTCAACAGCCAGGGGCAGCCGGTGGAAGTGGCCGAGATCGGCCAGCCGATGGTGTTGCAAGTGCGGGTCGAAATCCGCCAGGACATCGAGCGGCTGGTGCTGGGCTTTTTGATCAAGGACCGCCTTGGCCAGCCCATGTACGGCATCAACACCCATCGCCAGGACAAAGCCGTGACCGACCTAAAGGCCGGCGAACAGATCACCTTCCGTTTCAGTTTCGACATGCGCCTGGGCAAGGGCAATTACTCCGTCGCGCTCAGCCTGTCGCGGCTGGACTCGCACCTGGACCGTAATTTCGAATGGCGCGACTATGGGTTGGTGTTTCACGTCATCAATAATCGCCAGGAGGATTTCGTCGGCTGTTCCTGGCTCCAGGCCCGGACCAGTATCCAGCGTTCGAGCCAGACGGCCGTCGAGGCGTTGCCGCAAAAGGAGTTGCCATGA
- the gmd gene encoding GDP-mannose 4,6-dehydratase — translation MKSALITGITGQDGAYLAKLLLDKGYKVHGLVARRSSDSRWRLREMGIEQDIVYLDGDMADACSVQRAVIKSAPDEVYNLAAQSFVAASWDQPVTTGIVDGLGVTHLLEAIRQFSVQTRFYQASTSEMFGLIQAEQQDEHTPFYPRSPYGVAKLYGHWITVNYRESFGLHASSGILFNHESPLRGIEFVTRKVTDAAARIKQGKQQELRLGNIDAKRDWGFAGDYVEAMWLMLQQDSPDDYVVATGVTTTVREMCRIAFEHVGLDYRDFVKIDPAFFRPAEVEVLLGNPAKAQRVLGWKPRTDLDTLIRMMMDADMKRVAKE, via the coding sequence ATGAAAAGTGCATTGATCACAGGGATCACCGGCCAGGACGGCGCGTATCTGGCCAAGTTGCTGCTCGACAAGGGTTACAAAGTCCACGGCCTGGTGGCGCGACGCAGCAGCGATTCGCGCTGGCGGCTGCGAGAGATGGGCATCGAACAGGACATCGTTTACCTGGACGGTGACATGGCCGATGCCTGCTCGGTGCAACGGGCAGTGATCAAGTCGGCGCCGGACGAGGTGTATAACCTGGCCGCGCAAAGTTTCGTCGCGGCCTCCTGGGACCAGCCGGTGACCACCGGCATCGTCGACGGGCTGGGGGTTACCCACCTGCTCGAAGCCATTCGCCAGTTCAGTGTGCAGACCCGCTTCTACCAGGCCTCCACCAGCGAAATGTTCGGCCTGATCCAGGCCGAGCAACAAGACGAGCACACCCCGTTCTATCCGCGCAGCCCCTATGGCGTGGCGAAACTGTACGGCCACTGGATCACCGTCAACTACCGGGAAAGCTTCGGCCTGCATGCCAGCAGCGGCATCCTGTTCAACCACGAATCACCGCTGCGCGGCATCGAGTTCGTGACTCGCAAGGTCACCGATGCCGCTGCGCGCATCAAGCAGGGCAAGCAGCAGGAATTGCGCCTGGGCAATATCGACGCCAAGCGCGACTGGGGCTTTGCCGGCGATTACGTCGAAGCCATGTGGCTGATGTTGCAACAGGACAGCCCCGATGATTACGTGGTGGCCACCGGCGTCACCACCACCGTGCGCGAGATGTGCAGGATTGCCTTCGAACACGTGGGCCTGGACTACCGTGACTTCGTCAAGATCGACCCGGCGTTTTTCCGCCCGGCCGAAGTCGAGGTGTTGCTCGGCAACCCGGCCAAGGCACAACGCGTCCTGGGCTGGAAGCCTCGGACCGACCTCGACACCCTGATCCGCATGATGATGGATGCGGACATGAAACGCGTCGCCAAGGAGTAG
- a CDS encoding mannose-1-phosphate guanylyltransferase/mannose-6-phosphate isomerase yields the protein MLIPVILSGGAGTRLWPVSREGHPKPFMLLPDGQSLLSKTYRRAAGLFDGRGDIVTVTNREYYFQSRDHYQSAHLERYRGHFVLEPTGRNTAPAIATATLAVQALHGDEAILVVMPADHLIKDEAAFKASVEHAVELAKNGHLVTFGVLPSAPETGFGYIERGQPLDTKGAAKVVRFVEKPDLQTATQYLESGRFLWNSGMFCFSVKTLLAELHAHAPELLEQARACVTASTAVETSGCVQQELSAAHFAEMPDISIDYALMERSANVVVIPAAFDWSDIGSWSAVASLVPADGQNNRATGEALFIDSQNTFVQSDSRLVAALGVENLIIIDTADAVLVAHADRAQDVRRVARQLKDKDHDAYRLHRTVSRPWGSYTVLEEGPRFKIKRIVVKPGASLSLQMHHHRNEHWVVVEGMAKVTNNGSGSHLVAKNESTFIPAGHKHRLENPGVIDLVIIEVQSGEYLGEDDIVRFEDHYGRAV from the coding sequence ATGCTCATTCCCGTGATTCTTTCCGGCGGTGCCGGGACGAGGTTGTGGCCGGTGTCCCGCGAGGGCCATCCCAAGCCTTTCATGCTCTTGCCCGACGGCCAGTCGCTGCTGAGCAAGACCTATCGGCGGGCGGCGGGGTTGTTCGACGGTCGAGGCGACATCGTCACCGTCACCAATCGCGAGTACTACTTCCAGAGCCGCGACCACTATCAGAGCGCCCACCTGGAGCGTTATCGCGGTCACTTCGTTCTGGAACCGACAGGCCGCAACACCGCGCCGGCCATTGCCACGGCCACCCTCGCGGTACAGGCCCTGCACGGTGACGAGGCGATCCTGGTGGTCATGCCTGCCGATCACTTGATCAAGGACGAGGCGGCCTTCAAGGCCTCCGTTGAGCACGCCGTGGAGCTGGCCAAAAACGGCCATCTGGTGACCTTCGGCGTGCTGCCCTCGGCGCCGGAAACTGGCTTCGGCTATATCGAACGGGGCCAGCCCCTGGATACCAAGGGCGCGGCCAAGGTCGTGAGATTTGTCGAAAAGCCCGACTTGCAGACCGCCACGCAGTACCTGGAAAGTGGCCGTTTCCTGTGGAATTCGGGGATGTTCTGCTTCTCGGTCAAGACCCTGTTGGCGGAGCTGCACGCCCACGCCCCCGAGCTGCTGGAACAGGCGCGCGCCTGTGTCACGGCCAGCACGGCGGTGGAAACCTCAGGTTGTGTGCAGCAGGAATTGTCCGCGGCGCATTTCGCCGAAATGCCGGACATCTCCATCGACTACGCCCTGATGGAGCGCTCAGCCAATGTCGTGGTGATCCCGGCCGCCTTCGACTGGAGCGATATCGGTTCCTGGAGCGCCGTCGCCAGCCTGGTACCCGCCGACGGGCAAAACAACCGCGCCACCGGTGAAGCCCTGTTTATCGACAGCCAGAACACCTTCGTCCAGAGCGACAGCCGCCTGGTGGCCGCCCTGGGCGTGGAAAACCTGATCATCATCGACACCGCCGACGCCGTGCTGGTGGCCCATGCCGACCGCGCCCAGGATGTTCGCCGCGTCGCCCGGCAACTCAAGGACAAGGACCACGACGCCTATCGCCTGCATCGCACGGTCAGCCGTCCATGGGGCAGTTATACCGTCCTCGAAGAAGGTCCACGTTTCAAGATCAAGCGCATCGTGGTCAAGCCTGGCGCATCGCTGTCGCTGCAAATGCACCATCACCGCAACGAACATTGGGTAGTCGTCGAAGGCATGGCCAAGGTCACCAATAACGGCTCGGGCTCGCACCTGGTCGCCAAGAACGAATCGACCTTCATTCCCGCCGGCCACAAGCATCGCCTGGAAAACCCCGGTGTCATCGACCTGGTCATCATCGAGGTCCAGAGCGGCGAATACCTCGGGGAAGACGACATCGTCCGCTTCGAAGACCACTACGGCAGGGCCGTCTGA
- a CDS encoding ABC transporter permease → MLLALQRSLWSYRGFVLGSVKREFQARYRNSLFGALWTVLNPLSMILVYTVIFSHIMRARLPGVEDGMAYSVYLCAGLLTWGLFAEITTRSQGMFLENANLLKKISFPRICLPVIVLFNAGINFAIILGLFLGFLLITGRWPGMTLLALVPLLALQVMFAAGLGMLLGILNVFFRDVGQLFGICLQFWFWLTPIVYPMTILPPSIQQLLAFNPMTALMQSYQNLFLYNQWPVWSSLVPLLVVALLLCALGLRMFRRRGGEMVDEL, encoded by the coding sequence ATGCTGTTGGCCTTGCAACGCTCACTGTGGAGCTATCGCGGCTTCGTCCTGGGCAGCGTCAAGCGCGAGTTCCAGGCACGCTATCGCAACTCGTTGTTCGGCGCGTTGTGGACGGTGCTCAACCCGTTGTCGATGATCCTCGTCTACACGGTGATTTTTTCCCACATCATGCGTGCCCGCCTGCCCGGGGTCGAAGATGGCATGGCCTACAGCGTCTACCTCTGTGCCGGGCTGCTGACCTGGGGGTTGTTCGCGGAAATCACCACCCGCAGCCAGGGCATGTTCCTGGAAAACGCCAACCTGCTGAAAAAGATCAGCTTCCCCCGGATCTGCCTGCCGGTGATCGTGCTGTTCAATGCAGGGATCAACTTCGCGATCATCCTCGGGCTCTTTCTCGGTTTCCTGCTGATCACCGGGCGCTGGCCAGGCATGACCTTGCTGGCCCTGGTGCCGCTGCTGGCCCTGCAAGTGATGTTCGCCGCCGGGCTGGGCATGCTGCTGGGGATTCTCAATGTGTTTTTCCGCGATGTCGGGCAGTTGTTCGGCATTTGCCTGCAATTCTGGTTCTGGCTCACGCCGATCGTTTACCCGATGACGATCCTGCCGCCATCGATCCAGCAACTGCTCGCCTTCAACCCCATGACCGCCCTGATGCAGAGCTACCAGAACCTGTTTCTCTACAACCAGTGGCCGGTCTGGAGTTCGCTGGTGCCGTTGCTGGTGGTGGCCCTGTTGTTGTGTGCCTTGGGCCTGCGCATGTTTCGCCGGCGCGGCGGTGAAATGGTGGATGAACTCTGA
- a CDS encoding glycosyltransferase family 4 protein — MSRLLVDCTYVYDHPNDNSGIQRVVRNVIRELPAKDQERECIPVVMLQGKLYEVKSLAPLPTNGWDLAGLRARLVQFANLFWLRQRTLERRRPFSQSVWARRFLYVACRLFALGCLSLPIRILDRLLKRKPAPARSVPLAHRAGDQLVLLDSSWHSGFFPLAEQLKRDGVGIISVIYDLIPLTHPQFCDAGLVKVFNHWFDWIARTADGYIAISTTIRDQLRQEMVRRIGEQQVRERWFDYFHLGSELDLIDATHAVDPNLLRLFKRPEPVFLMVSTIEPRKNHAYLIDAFERAWAAGSQARLCIVGKIGWKCEALIERIQRHPQLDSRLFMFNNLADQSLEHAYRHSTALVFPSYVEGFGLPLVEAMQRGLPAMGSDIPVFREIGGDFMVYFDLDDPQSLANLVIDMEHTGVFPARRNLEQWQWLSWRQASAQLVERIERHVDEVIVDRETACG; from the coding sequence ATGAGCCGTTTGCTGGTGGATTGCACCTACGTATACGACCACCCGAATGACAACTCCGGCATTCAGCGAGTGGTGCGCAACGTCATTCGCGAATTACCGGCCAAGGACCAGGAGCGCGAATGCATTCCCGTGGTGATGCTGCAAGGCAAGCTGTACGAGGTGAAAAGCCTGGCCCCCCTGCCCACGAATGGATGGGATCTGGCCGGCCTGCGAGCACGCCTGGTCCAGTTCGCCAATCTGTTCTGGCTCAGGCAGCGGACCCTCGAACGGCGGCGCCCCTTCAGCCAGTCGGTCTGGGCGCGCCGCTTCCTGTACGTTGCTTGCCGACTGTTCGCCCTGGGGTGCCTGAGCCTGCCCATTCGAATCCTCGATCGTCTGCTCAAACGCAAGCCTGCCCCGGCGCGCAGCGTACCGCTGGCACATCGAGCCGGCGATCAACTGGTATTGCTGGACTCTTCCTGGCACTCAGGTTTCTTTCCCCTGGCCGAACAGCTCAAGCGTGATGGCGTCGGGATCATCTCGGTGATCTATGACCTGATTCCCCTGACCCACCCACAATTCTGCGACGCCGGACTGGTCAAGGTGTTCAACCATTGGTTCGACTGGATTGCCCGCACCGCCGACGGCTACATCGCCATCTCCACCACCATCCGCGACCAGCTTCGCCAGGAAATGGTCCGGCGTATTGGCGAGCAACAGGTGCGCGAGCGCTGGTTCGACTATTTCCACTTGGGCAGCGAACTGGACCTGATCGACGCCACTCACGCCGTCGACCCGAACTTGCTGCGGCTGTTCAAGCGCCCCGAGCCGGTGTTCCTGATGGTCAGCACCATCGAACCGCGGAAAAACCATGCCTACCTGATCGATGCGTTCGAGCGGGCCTGGGCCGCCGGGTCACAAGCACGGTTATGCATCGTCGGGAAAATCGGCTGGAAGTGCGAAGCCCTGATCGAACGTATCCAGCGTCATCCACAACTCGACAGCCGCCTGTTCATGTTCAACAACCTGGCGGACCAAAGCCTGGAACACGCCTATCGACACTCCACTGCACTGGTGTTCCCGTCCTACGTGGAAGGCTTCGGCCTGCCGTTGGTGGAGGCCATGCAACGCGGCTTGCCGGCGATGGGCAGCGACATTCCGGTGTTTCGGGAAATCGGCGGTGACTTCATGGTCTACTTCGATCTCGACGATCCCCAAAGCCTGGCGAACCTGGTCATCGACATGGAACACACCGGGGTATTCCCGGCCAGGCGCAACCTGGAGCAATGGCAATGGCTGAGTTGGCGCCAGGCCAGCGCGCAACTGGTGGAGCGGATCGAGCGACACGTCGACGAAGTGATCGTCGACAGGGAAACAGCATGCGGATAG